The Vibrio agarivorans genome window below encodes:
- the lolC gene encoding lipoprotein-releasing ABC transporter permease subunit LolC, with protein MFHPVSLFIGLRYLRGRSGDRFGRFVSFMSTAGITIGVMSLVTVLSVMNGFESQLKGRMLGVLPQAVVSQEGGKTATQGGVPDFLQRFSAHPIQPIARSEAVVQSASGLGVAMMVGIEQQADNPIAEHLITGHLSQLNAGDYHVFLGHSLARELNVSMGDKVRLMVTSASQFTPLGRIPSQRNFTVAGLFNTGSDIDKQLVVTNLQDATRLMRLPKETVTGWRLYFDDPFVVSELSEQPLPQGWVWSDWREQRGELFQAVKMEKNMMGLMLGLIVGVAAFNIISALIMVVMEKQSEVAILKTQGMTSSKIMAIFMVQGASSGIVGAIVGGGLGVLLAQNLNPLMQLMGIELFTLGGSLPILIQPVQIISVILLAIALSLLATLYPSYRASSEKPAEALRYE; from the coding sequence ATGTTTCATCCTGTCTCATTATTTATTGGCCTGCGCTATTTGCGAGGTAGAAGTGGTGATCGTTTCGGTCGATTTGTCTCTTTTATGTCGACAGCGGGTATCACCATTGGAGTGATGTCTTTAGTGACTGTTCTCTCTGTGATGAATGGTTTTGAAAGTCAACTCAAAGGGCGCATGCTTGGCGTCTTGCCACAAGCTGTTGTGAGCCAAGAGGGGGGCAAGACTGCAACCCAAGGCGGAGTTCCAGATTTTCTCCAGCGCTTCTCTGCGCATCCTATTCAGCCTATCGCTCGAAGTGAAGCGGTGGTGCAAAGCGCATCAGGTTTGGGTGTGGCGATGATGGTAGGTATAGAACAGCAAGCGGATAACCCGATTGCCGAGCATTTAATTACCGGCCATCTATCACAGCTCAATGCCGGAGATTATCATGTATTTTTAGGCCATTCTTTAGCAAGAGAACTGAATGTGTCTATGGGTGATAAAGTTCGTCTAATGGTGACTAGTGCGAGCCAGTTCACGCCTCTAGGACGCATTCCAAGCCAGCGCAACTTCACGGTAGCAGGTTTATTTAACACCGGTTCTGATATTGATAAGCAGTTGGTGGTGACAAACCTGCAAGATGCCACTCGCTTGATGCGATTACCCAAAGAGACGGTGACCGGATGGCGTTTGTATTTCGATGACCCGTTTGTGGTATCAGAATTAAGTGAACAGCCTTTACCACAAGGTTGGGTATGGAGCGACTGGCGCGAGCAGCGTGGAGAGTTATTCCAAGCCGTTAAAATGGAAAAGAACATGATGGGCTTAATGCTAGGGCTGATTGTCGGTGTCGCGGCATTTAATATCATCTCTGCACTCATCATGGTAGTGATGGAAAAACAGTCGGAAGTGGCGATTTTAAAAACTCAGGGCATGACCTCTTCCAAAATCATGGCCATTTTTATGGTTCAAGGTGCCAGCTCCGGCATTGTGGGGGCAATTGTCGGTGGTGGCTTGGGTGTCCTTTTGGCACAAAACCTCAATCCATTGATGCAGTTGATGGGTATCGAGTTATTTACCCTTGGAGGCTCGCTCCCGATACTGATTCAGCCTGTACAAATCATTAGTGTTATTTTGCTTGCGATAGCGTTAAGTCTATTGGCAACGCTTTACCCTTCCTATCGTGCGTCATCAGAAAAACCGGCAGAGGCCCTTCGTTATGAGTAG
- the lolE gene encoding lipoprotein-releasing ABC transporter permease subunit LolE, producing MSLSLLVGYRFSRAKKRNKMVSFISMSSMIGIAVGVAVIIIGLSAMNGFERELQNRVLSVVPHAELEGVRGPLENWQQVAERAEMHPDVEAAAPYVTLTALAEKGQEIKAIEVRGMDLERESRVSTLASFVDPQAWQQFVPGNQQIILGSGVARQLGLDVGDSLSLMLPSSDTTKVRAPKRVRVKVIGLLELHGQIDHNLAIIPLQDAQQYADMDEGVSGVSLKVNQVLNATQIVREVGSTLNVYVYLSSWQKKYGFLYRDIQLVRTIMYLVMVLVIGVACFNIVSTLMMAVKDRASEIAIMRTMGATDGLIKRIFVWQGVFSGVFGSLVGSVFGLLVAMNLTTIIKALEAIIGYQFLSGDIYFVDFLPSEVVMSDVILVSSTAIILSLFATWYPAKRASQLNPATVLSAK from the coding sequence ATGTCTCTATCGTTATTGGTTGGCTACCGATTTAGCCGCGCCAAAAAGCGCAACAAGATGGTGTCGTTTATTTCCATGTCATCAATGATTGGCATTGCCGTAGGGGTGGCGGTGATTATTATTGGTCTCTCTGCAATGAATGGATTTGAGCGTGAGCTGCAAAACCGAGTGCTGTCTGTTGTGCCTCACGCGGAACTAGAGGGCGTGCGTGGCCCATTAGAAAATTGGCAGCAAGTGGCCGAGCGCGCTGAGATGCACCCAGATGTTGAAGCCGCTGCGCCCTATGTGACGCTGACCGCTTTAGCGGAGAAAGGCCAAGAAATCAAAGCGATTGAAGTTCGTGGAATGGATTTAGAGCGAGAGTCTCGGGTCTCGACGTTAGCCAGTTTTGTTGACCCGCAAGCGTGGCAGCAGTTTGTGCCGGGCAATCAGCAAATTATTTTAGGTAGCGGTGTAGCTCGTCAACTCGGTCTAGATGTGGGAGATTCGCTATCACTTATGCTGCCATCCTCGGATACGACCAAAGTGAGAGCGCCCAAACGCGTGCGTGTTAAAGTGATTGGTTTGCTCGAGCTGCATGGTCAAATTGACCATAATCTCGCGATCATTCCGCTGCAAGATGCACAGCAATATGCTGATATGGATGAGGGTGTCAGCGGTGTGTCACTTAAAGTGAATCAGGTGTTGAACGCGACGCAAATTGTGCGTGAGGTGGGGAGTACCTTGAATGTCTACGTATATCTCAGCAGTTGGCAAAAGAAATACGGCTTTCTCTACCGCGATATACAATTAGTTCGCACTATCATGTATTTAGTGATGGTGCTTGTGATTGGTGTGGCTTGTTTCAATATTGTCTCAACCCTCATGATGGCAGTGAAAGACCGAGCATCTGAAATCGCCATTATGCGAACGATGGGAGCGACAGATGGTTTGATTAAGCGTATCTTTGTTTGGCAGGGCGTGTTTTCAGGCGTGTTTGGCAGCTTAGTTGGTAGTGTCTTTGGTCTACTTGTGGCGATGAACTTAACGACTATCATTAAGGCGCTAGAGGCAATAATCGGCTATCAGTTCCTGTCTGGTGATATTTATTTTGTCGATTTTCTACCATCAGAAGTCGTGATGTCAGATGTCATTTTGGTATCGAGTACCGCAATTATCTTGAGTTTATTCGCCACCTGGTACCCAGCCAAACGAGCCAGCCAGTTAAATCCAGCTACCGTATTGAGTGCCAAATAA
- a CDS encoding DUF2062 domain-containing protein: protein MPRKFIKRFMPNHDVIKRQKALKIFGNVLYNPNLWCLNRRSASGAFAVGLFMAFVPLPSQMIMAAGAAILCSVNLPLSVALVWISNPVTMPLLFYFAYKVGTLLMNTPPQPFHFELSWEYLATQMHTLGPPFLIGSLVCAITASLLGYFGIRGLWRYSVVRSWQKRRGR from the coding sequence ATGCCTAGAAAGTTCATTAAGCGCTTTATGCCAAATCATGACGTTATCAAACGTCAGAAAGCATTAAAGATCTTTGGAAATGTGCTTTATAACCCCAACCTGTGGTGCCTCAACCGCCGCTCCGCTTCGGGCGCTTTTGCGGTTGGCCTCTTCATGGCTTTTGTTCCTCTGCCAAGTCAAATGATCATGGCGGCGGGTGCAGCCATTTTGTGTAGCGTTAACCTGCCACTTTCGGTCGCGTTGGTTTGGATAAGCAACCCTGTCACCATGCCGCTGCTGTTCTACTTCGCTTATAAAGTAGGAACCCTGTTGATGAATACGCCCCCGCAGCCGTTCCATTTTGAGCTTTCTTGGGAATATTTAGCCACACAGATGCACACCCTAGGCCCTCCATTTCTTATCGGTAGCTTAGTCTGTGCTATTACAGCGTCGCTTCTGGGTTACTTTGGGATACGCGGGCTTTGGCGATACTCCGTCGTGAGAAGCTGGCAAAAACGTCGCGGGCGCTAG
- a CDS encoding PilZ domain-containing protein, with protein MSEQEFFTVHHAMKANIEPLAMDYLYPSLEELEAETPAPFIVASEFSRLDPLQDSARAELKHSDLRHVIELLDTQNAKLNLLLSYMLSQQDEPKFATVTESFGASRFSYRSPQHIELDTPVRAKLFLEHPAAAIYCYGQVTECDKQPEGHYLVHVKFVRLKDTDQDMLIKAALFQQQKLLRQRSLGRGEA; from the coding sequence ATGTCAGAGCAAGAGTTTTTCACCGTTCACCATGCGATGAAAGCCAACATTGAGCCACTGGCGATGGATTATCTCTATCCCAGCTTAGAAGAGCTAGAAGCGGAAACCCCTGCCCCATTTATTGTGGCCAGCGAATTTTCTCGTTTGGACCCGCTACAAGATAGCGCTCGAGCAGAGCTCAAACACTCTGATTTACGCCATGTTATTGAATTACTTGATACACAAAACGCAAAACTCAACTTATTGCTAAGTTATATGTTGTCGCAACAAGATGAGCCTAAGTTTGCAACTGTCACTGAATCTTTTGGTGCGAGTCGCTTTAGCTACCGCTCACCTCAACACATCGAGCTGGATACCCCTGTTCGTGCGAAACTTTTTTTAGAACATCCTGCAGCGGCTATCTACTGCTATGGTCAAGTAACAGAGTGCGATAAGCAGCCAGAGGGGCATTATCTTGTACACGTCAAATTTGTCCGCCTAAAAGACACCGACCAAGACATGCTGATTAAAGCGGCACTCTTCCAACAACAAAAATTATTACGCCAACGCTCACTCGGCCGAGGCGAAGCATAA
- the lolD gene encoding lipoprotein-releasing ABC transporter ATP-binding protein LolD produces MSSLLSCHNISKTYQEGEVETPVLRGVSFDIAQGELAAIIGTSGSGKSTLLHILGALDDANEGEVFFQSQSLLDMSSNQQAKIRNQSLGFVYQFHHLLADFSALENVAMPLMIGGMKPNGAKAEATQWLEKVGLSHRLEHRPSELSGGERQRVAIARALVNNPALVLADEPTGNLDHNTALAIYDLMRTLNRESGTAFLVVTHDNELANKMDRQLRMQDGLLVQE; encoded by the coding sequence ATGAGTAGTTTATTAAGCTGTCACAATATCAGTAAGACGTATCAAGAGGGGGAGGTTGAAACTCCGGTGTTACGCGGTGTGAGTTTTGATATTGCTCAAGGGGAGTTGGCGGCTATTATTGGCACGTCAGGTTCAGGCAAGAGTACTTTGCTGCATATCTTGGGCGCATTGGATGACGCCAATGAAGGGGAAGTCTTCTTTCAGTCACAGTCTTTGCTAGATATGTCGTCGAATCAGCAGGCGAAGATTCGCAATCAGAGCCTTGGCTTTGTGTATCAGTTTCATCACCTATTAGCGGACTTTTCTGCTCTAGAGAATGTGGCGATGCCGCTAATGATTGGCGGCATGAAGCCAAACGGAGCAAAAGCAGAAGCAACACAATGGCTAGAAAAGGTGGGTTTGAGTCATCGCTTAGAACATCGCCCGTCAGAGCTTTCTGGCGGTGAGCGTCAGCGTGTCGCGATTGCGCGTGCGCTTGTAAACAACCCAGCATTAGTGCTTGCAGATGAGCCAACGGGTAATTTAGACCACAATACGGCGCTTGCGATTTATGATTTGATGCGCACCCTTAACCGTGAGTCTGGCACTGCCTTTTTAGTCGTGACCCACGACAATGAGTTGGCTAATAAGATGGATCGCCAACTGCGTATGCAAGATGGTTTGTTGGTGCAGGAGTAA